In Herbaspirillum sp. WKF16, one genomic interval encodes:
- a CDS encoding nucleotidyl transferase AbiEii/AbiGii toxin family protein, whose amino-acid sequence MRDLKIWERLFRQALRLVGEIETHGTRHLHWTFGGGTVLMRRHSHRFSKDIDIFVPDPQALNYINPRLSDVAEGITGQYEESNDYVKLYLPEGEIDFVASPNLTATPYVEEEIEGRIVKVETSAEIIAKKFFHRGHRLAARDVFDFALVAEREPEQLEAAAPFLLRHFDAICLRLSDDAPIVREQFDAIDRLDYSPSFDHARRLVLERLQRFADLERKSGDA is encoded by the coding sequence ATGCGCGACCTGAAAATATGGGAACGCTTGTTCCGGCAAGCGCTGCGGCTGGTGGGCGAAATCGAGACCCACGGCACGCGCCACCTGCATTGGACCTTCGGCGGGGGCACGGTACTGATGCGCCGCCACTCACACCGTTTCAGCAAGGACATCGATATCTTCGTGCCCGATCCCCAGGCACTCAACTACATCAATCCGCGCCTCAGCGATGTGGCTGAAGGGATCACGGGCCAATACGAAGAATCCAATGACTACGTCAAGCTGTACTTGCCGGAAGGGGAGATCGACTTCGTCGCATCGCCCAACCTGACCGCGACGCCCTACGTGGAAGAGGAAATCGAAGGTCGGATAGTCAAGGTGGAAACCTCGGCCGAAATCATCGCCAAGAAATTCTTTCATCGGGGACACAGGCTCGCGGCGCGCGACGTATTCGATTTTGCCCTGGTCGCCGAGCGCGAACCGGAGCAGCTTGAAGCGGCCGCGCCGTTCCTGCTGCGACATTTCGATGCGATATGCCTGCGCTTGTCCGATGACGCGCCCATCGTGCGGGAGCAGTTCGACGCCATCGACAGGCTGGACTATTCGCCCAGCTTCGACCATGCGCGCCGACTGGTGCTGGAGCGGCTGCAGCGCTTTGCCGATCTGGAACGGAAGAGCGGCGACGCCTGA
- a CDS encoding helix-turn-helix transcriptional regulator, protein MNLIEIGSQAKAARQALELTQGQLARLSGLSRTTINHLENGVLKDLGSAKLIALLALLGMRLDALPRSETRGGKALEIAARSAGTSYGQAMSALALKKIFGSGVAPPEFRPHIATLLDEAPLPLVIRAIREASVDSGMPMQQVMGHVADLARQLQVQREVW, encoded by the coding sequence GTGAACCTCATCGAAATCGGCTCGCAAGCCAAGGCGGCAAGGCAGGCGCTGGAGTTGACCCAGGGGCAGCTGGCACGCCTTTCGGGGCTATCGCGGACCACCATCAATCATCTGGAAAACGGCGTCCTGAAAGATCTCGGCAGCGCCAAGCTGATCGCGCTGCTGGCGCTGCTGGGCATGCGGCTCGATGCCTTGCCGCGCTCCGAAACCCGTGGCGGCAAGGCTCTGGAGATCGCCGCGCGCAGCGCCGGGACAAGCTATGGTCAGGCCATGTCGGCTCTCGCATTGAAGAAGATCTTCGGTTCAGGCGTCGCACCGCCGGAGTTCCGGCCTCACATCGCCACCCTGCTGGACGAAGCGCCGCTGCCGCTGGTCATCAGGGCCATCCGTGAAGCCTCGGTCGACAGCGGCATGCCCATGCAGCAGGTCATGGGGCATGTGGCGGATCTGGCGCGGCAGCTGCAGGTGCAGCGAGAGGTCTGGTAA
- the dnaQ gene encoding DNA polymerase III subunit epsilon, which translates to MRQIILDTETTGLSPRAGNRILEIGCVEMLNRQLSGNNLHFYINPERESEEGALAVHGLTTEFLADKPVFSKIAPEFLDYVRGAQIIIHNAPFDVGFLDAELALLGLPPFREHVEEVVDSLQMAKEIHPGRRNSLDALCDRYGISNAHRTLHGGLLDAALLAEVYLAMTRGQNSLTMDLAGAEDDNAGGGAMELAPLAEVIVVAAGEDDIALHEDVLNQLDKEVRGSCVWRFEPPPPEADAAAAAPPA; encoded by the coding sequence ATGCGCCAGATCATTCTCGATACCGAAACCACCGGCCTGTCGCCGCGCGCCGGCAACCGCATCCTGGAAATCGGCTGCGTCGAAATGCTGAACCGCCAGCTCTCGGGCAATAACCTGCACTTCTACATCAACCCCGAGCGCGAGTCCGAAGAGGGCGCGCTGGCGGTGCACGGCCTGACCACCGAGTTCCTGGCCGACAAGCCGGTCTTCTCCAAGATCGCACCGGAGTTCCTCGACTACGTGCGCGGTGCGCAGATCATCATCCACAACGCCCCCTTCGACGTCGGCTTCCTCGACGCCGAGCTGGCGCTCTTGGGCCTGCCGCCGTTCAGGGAGCACGTCGAGGAAGTGGTCGACTCGCTGCAGATGGCCAAGGAAATCCACCCCGGCCGCCGCAACTCGCTGGACGCCCTGTGCGACCGCTACGGCATCTCCAACGCCCACCGCACCCTGCACGGCGGCTTGCTGGATGCGGCGCTGCTGGCCGAGGTCTACCTCGCCATGACGCGCGGCCAGAACTCGCTGACCATGGACCTGGCCGGCGCCGAAGACGACAATGCCGGCGGCGGCGCGATGGAACTGGCGCCGCTGGCCGAGGTGATCGTGGTGGCCGCCGGCGAAGACGATATCGCCCTGCACGAGGACGTGCTCAACCAGCTCGACAAGGAAGTGCGCGGCAGCTGCGTATGGCGCTTCGAACCGCCGCCGCCGGAAGCCGACGCGGCCGCGGCAGCGCCGCCGGCCTGA
- the rnhA gene encoding ribonuclease HI — protein sequence MDKVEIYSDGACKGNPGLGGWGALMVAGGQEKEIFGGERNTTNNRMELMAVIQALNALKRPCDVVVHTDSQYVQKGISEWIHGWKARGWKTASKEPVKNADLWQALDAAQQQHTVEWRWVRGHNGHPGNERADQLANRGVDSIK from the coding sequence ATGGACAAAGTAGAGATTTATTCGGACGGCGCCTGCAAGGGCAATCCCGGCCTCGGCGGCTGGGGCGCACTGATGGTGGCCGGCGGCCAGGAGAAGGAAATCTTCGGCGGCGAGCGCAACACCACCAACAACCGCATGGAGCTGATGGCGGTGATCCAGGCGCTCAATGCCCTGAAGCGCCCCTGCGACGTGGTGGTCCACACCGACAGCCAATATGTGCAGAAGGGCATCAGCGAGTGGATCCACGGCTGGAAGGCGCGCGGCTGGAAGACCGCCAGCAAGGAGCCGGTCAAGAACGCCGACCTGTGGCAGGCGCTGGACGCCGCCCAGCAGCAGCACACCGTGGAATGGCGCTGGGTGCGCGGCCACAACGGCCATCCCGGCAACGAACGCGCCGACCAACTGGCCAACCGCGGCGTGGACAGCATCAAGTAA
- a CDS encoding class I SAM-dependent methyltransferase → MVETAEIIDLAAWLQTPTGAYLRAWEQRHLNALTADIFGFNAVQIGSPQIHALAANRMPYRWLTDNAMPAESQSELEIPQVVTHDFCELPFASQSLDLVVLPHVLEFAAEPHQVLREVERVLIPEGQVIICGFNPSSLWGMRQAAGRLTGAHFLPRDGEFIRLPRLKDWLKLLNMEVNRGHFGCYAPPCQTEQWLERFGFMEKAGDRWWPYFGAVYIVQAIKRVPGMRLIGPALARQKVKAPRGVPATNRIHKSE, encoded by the coding sequence ATGGTTGAAACTGCGGAAATTATAGACCTCGCCGCCTGGTTGCAGACGCCGACCGGCGCTTACCTGCGCGCCTGGGAGCAGCGCCACCTCAATGCGCTCACGGCCGATATCTTCGGCTTCAACGCCGTGCAGATCGGCTCGCCGCAGATCCACGCGCTGGCCGCCAACCGCATGCCCTACCGCTGGCTGACCGACAACGCGATGCCGGCCGAGAGCCAGTCCGAGCTGGAGATCCCGCAGGTGGTCACGCACGACTTCTGCGAGCTGCCCTTCGCCAGCCAGAGCCTGGACCTGGTGGTGCTGCCGCACGTGCTGGAGTTCGCCGCCGAGCCGCACCAGGTGCTGCGCGAGGTCGAGCGCGTGCTGATCCCGGAAGGGCAGGTCATCATCTGCGGCTTCAATCCCAGCAGCCTGTGGGGCATGCGCCAGGCCGCCGGCCGCCTGACCGGCGCGCACTTCCTGCCGCGCGACGGCGAGTTCATCCGCCTGCCGCGCCTCAAGGACTGGCTCAAGCTGCTCAACATGGAGGTCAACCGCGGCCACTTCGGCTGCTATGCGCCGCCCTGCCAGACCGAGCAGTGGCTGGAGCGCTTCGGCTTCATGGAAAAGGCCGGCGACCGCTGGTGGCCTTACTTCGGCGCGGTCTACATCGTGCAGGCGATCAAGCGCGTGCCCGGCATGCGCCTGATCGGCCCGGCGCTGGCCCGGCAGAAGGTCAAGGCGCCGCGCGGCGTGCCGGCCACCAACCGCATCCACAAGTCGGAATGA
- the gloB gene encoding hydroxyacylglutathione hydrolase, with protein MTEQPAAPATPDQTTSLEVLAVPAFSDNYLWLIHNGRHAAVVDPGDAAPVLAALQANGLALAAILLTHHHADHVGGVVELASRAASAQFPSIPVYGPAREQDKIAGMTRPLREGEQVELPQLGLSLSVIEVPGHTLGHIAYHAPAESLLFCGDTLFAGGCGRVFEGTPAQMVASLAKLASLPGATRVYCAHEYTMSNLKFAAAVEPGNAELLIRIRQEQAKRDAGRPTVPSTIALERDTNPFLRATEKEIVQSLQKAGRLTQLGEVESFAALREWKNTYK; from the coding sequence ATGACCGAACAGCCAGCCGCGCCAGCCACACCGGATCAAACGACTTCATTGGAGGTCCTGGCCGTTCCGGCCTTCAGCGACAATTATCTCTGGCTGATCCACAACGGCCGCCATGCGGCCGTGGTCGATCCGGGCGACGCCGCGCCGGTGTTGGCGGCGCTGCAAGCGAACGGCCTTGCGCTGGCCGCTATTCTACTGACTCATCACCATGCTGACCATGTCGGCGGCGTGGTGGAACTGGCGTCGCGCGCGGCGAGCGCGCAGTTTCCGTCCATTCCGGTCTACGGCCCGGCGCGCGAGCAGGACAAGATCGCCGGCATGACCCGGCCGCTGCGCGAGGGCGAGCAGGTCGAACTGCCGCAGCTGGGGTTGAGCCTGTCGGTCATCGAGGTGCCCGGGCATACGCTGGGGCATATCGCCTATCACGCGCCCGCAGAGTCGCTGCTGTTCTGCGGCGACACACTGTTCGCCGGCGGCTGCGGCCGGGTGTTCGAGGGAACGCCGGCGCAGATGGTGGCGTCGCTTGCCAAACTGGCAAGCCTGCCCGGCGCCACCCGGGTCTACTGCGCCCATGAATACACCATGTCCAACCTGAAATTCGCCGCCGCCGTCGAGCCCGGCAATGCCGAGCTGCTTATCCGCATCCGGCAGGAACAGGCCAAGCGCGACGCCGGCCGACCGACCGTGCCGTCCACCATCGCGCTGGAGCGCGACACCAATCCTTTCCTGCGCGCGACCGAAAAAGAAATCGTGCAATCGCTGCAGAAAGCCGGCCGTTTGACACAGTTAGGAGAAGTTGAGAGCTTCGCGGCGCTGCGCGAATGGAAAAATACCTACAAATAG